ACGGCAACACTACGGCAGTTTACTTCAGGCAGAAAAGAAAAAACAGCAAAAAATTATCTGGAGAAGTTGTCAGAATCAGACTACACAGGAAAAAGGATTCTGCTGGTTGAGGATAATGAGTTGAACAGAGAAATTGCTGTTGAAATTTTGCAGATGACAGGGGCAGAAGTGGAAATAGCAGAAAATGGGAAAATCGCAGTTGAAAAAGTGGAAGCTTCTCCGGAAGGATTGTATGATCTTGTTTTTATGGATATCCAAATGCCTGTCATGAATGGTTATGAGGCAACTGCAGCAATCAGGAGCCTTCCGGGTGAAAAGGGAAAACTGCCTATTGTTGCCATGACTGCCAATGCTTTTGCAGAAGATGTACAGTTGGCCAAAAATACAGGCATGAATGGACATATCGCGAAACCGCTGGATATGAATAAGCTGAATGATGTTCTGGAAAACTGGATGTAATTGCCTTCCTGGATGCATGGGAAAAGCAGCTAGGAAACATAGAGAGGGTTTTGTTATGACAGAAACTAAATATATATTTCCGAAGCAACCGCAGTCTGTGGCTGTTTTGGTTTTTATAACCGTGCTGATTGTTCTGCTTCTTATCCTGACTGTAATGGTACATATGAGGAACAGAAAACTGAAACGTACGCTGGCGGAACAGATGGCGGAAAGACGGCTTTTGGATAAGATATGTGCAGATTTTACGGCCGTCTATTATGTTGAATTAAATACCGGTTCCTTTGAAATTCTCCATATAAACGATGGAACCAACGCAAAAAAAATGAATCTGAAACAGGGTGATAATTTCAATTCTTCTGCTGACCAATATGCGGTTCAATATCTGCATGAGAAAGAAAGACAGGAATTTAAGGACTGGATTTCGACAGGGCATCTTCCATCTTACAAAGCCGCTGGATGCGGAAAAAATGATCATTGCCTTAAAACAATGCATGGCAGATAATAGTGATGTAAAACTGCACGAAGATTTGTAGGAATAAAAAGACAGAACATATAAAGTTGTTATATGTTCTGTTTTTTTTATGTGAGCCTTGCGGTGCACGTTTCTAACGGGTGAAGAAGTATGATTTCCTGTGGTGCCAGACTTTCACCATTTGATATTCAGGAGCTTCGAGAAATCATGTCGTATGACGAAATGGAACTGGATATGATCGGCGATCAGAGAACAGCCATGTTTGTCATTATCAGTGATTCCGATGACACATTCAACTTTGCGTAAAACGAAAAGCTTGAGAAGAAACAGAATTATATGACAGTCCCGGCAGCAATCAAGGAACTTGAGAAGATTGAAATGACACGACAAACACAGATTTGGGGTGCCAATAACATGTAAATTTTTCTATATCCGTTGACTTAGTTGTATGAAATGAGTATAATATGGTTAGAATATTACTATCACAACTGTTTTAAGGAGGTGCAAATATGAATATTCGTCCATCAGCAGCAATCCGCCAGAACTACAACGAGATTGCAGATATGTGTCGTAAAACGGCAGAGCCGATATTCCTTACAAAGAACGGTGAAGGAGATTTGGTTGTTATGGATATTGAAACTTATAACCGTCGGGAAAAAATGCTGAAGCTAAGAGAAGAACTGCTTGCTGTCGAAGAAGACAGAATAGCAGGAAGAAACGGCTGCACTCTTGATGAGATCGACGCTTACCTTGATGACGTAATCGCAGAGGTATAAGCCTATGTCAGATAAAAAATATAAAGTCATTGTTTCCGACAGGGCAAAGCGTATGTTGGGAACACATATTCGTTTTATGGTACAGGTTAATAAAGATGCTGCCAAAACGAAGAAGCAAGAGCTTATGGAAGCAATGCGTTCTTTAGAACGTATGCCGCAGCGTTTTCCGTTTTTTAAAGAAGCGTATATACCGACGAATAAATATCATAAGATGTTTGTTGCAAAGTGGTATCTCGTTCTTTACCAAATCCAAGATGATACGGTTTACGTGGATTATATCCTTGACTGCCGTAAAGATTACAGTTGGCTTATCCGTTAAAACAGAATATCAAATACACAAATCGTCACTTCACAGTAGGTGGCGATTTTTTTGTGCTCAAAAAGGAGGTGCTATGATTGGAAGTAAAGATAAATAAGGAAATCCGTAATTATACGGAGAGTATGTTTTTTGGGCGCATGAAAAAACTCTTGTTTTTTCACACGCCCTCCTACTCGATTATGAATAAAATTCCTCTGTCATCGCAGACAGAATAGTTTCAGGGTATTTAGATTATCAATTTGTAAAAAATCTGAAGAGTTGCAAGTGTGGAAATTGAAATTGTTTCCAGCAAAAAATATAATGCTTTTATAAAATCATCTGGTGTAATTATTGCTGTGCTACAGTTCCAAGTCTTTTGCGAACCATCGGTCCGATAATCATTGCAATGACCATTTTGCACAGATCCGCAGGAATGAAAGGAATGACACAGACTGCAAGTGCTGCGCCTACTGTATATCCGGACTGGAAGCAGAACCATGCTGTTCCAAATGCGTAGCAGATTGCAGTTCCGACGATCATTCCGAGGATCTGGATTCCACGGTTGGTGAATTTGTCGATGACAATACCTGCGATGATTGCCATTGGAATAAATCCGATGATGTATCCGCCGGTCGGACCTGCCAGTTTTGCCAGTCCACCTGTGAATCCGGAGAATACCGGAAGCCCTACCAATCCGAGCAACAGGTAGATCAGGTAACTTAAAGTTCCTTTTTTCCAGTCTAACAGATAGAGAGACAGGTAGATCGCAAAGTTAGTAAGTGAAATTGGCACCGGACCAATTGGAACAGATAATGGTGCGAGAATGCAGGTCACAGCTGCCATAAGTGCGGTTACGACCATAGCGTAAGTACTTGTTTTTCGAAATGTCTGTGTATTTGTATTGTCATGTGTCATAGTAAAATTCTCCTTATTATTTAATGATGTGCAAAGACGTTAAACTTATTAAGCGGACTCAATCTCATAAGTGAATCCGGCGTCTTCAATTGCCTGGATTGTATCTTTGATTCCCTGTCCGCCAGCGGTAAGATATCCTGAGGCAAATATGGAATCAACGACGCGGAGCAGATTTTTTTCTTCTCCTTTAAAATAAATCTCACGTCCTGCGGCACAGCGGATATCGGACTGTGGAACTAAAAGTCTTGCAAGACAGAGGACTTTCATACAGTAAGCAGTTGTGAGAGCGGACATATCGGCGTGCTCTAAAGGTGTTCCCGGAATTGGAAGAAGGAAGTTGATTGGAAGTGCCTCCGGTCGGATCTCGCGAAGCTCCAGTAACATATCTACCACGTCTTCTTTGCTTTCGCCCATACCAATAATGCCGCCGCTGCAGATTTCAAAACCAAGCCCTTGAAGCATTTTTATATTAGCAACGCGTTGTTCAAATGTGTGAGTGGAACAGATGTTGTGATAATAAGCACGGCTGCTGTTCAAGTTATGGTTGATGCGGTCAAGTCCGGCTTCCTTTAACATCAATGCCTGCTTTTCTGTCAGAAAACCGATAGAACAACACAGGTGTGTTCCCTGTTCTTTCATTTTTCGAATTTTTTCAGCCAATTCTTCAATCTCTGCATCGGTAAATTTCATCCCACTAAGTCCGATACAGTGGCGTGACAAATGATGCTCGTTGACAAAGTCATTGTCTGCATATAATTTCTCATCTGCGACCCATTTGTACTTATCAATGTCAGCTTTTGAACGGCAGGACTGAGCACAGTAAGCGCAATCCTGAGAACAGTTTCCACTTCTGGCATTAGTAAGAATGTGGATACTTACATGATTTCCTTTGTATTTTTGACGCAGTTTTTCAGCCCGAGCAATCAGCTCATCCAGATTTTCATCCGGCGTGTTGAGTATTTCAATTGCTTCTTCGCGTGAAAGCTGCGGATCCGTAGATGTATTTTGATTTGAAATCATTAGAAGTC
The sequence above is drawn from the Dorea formicigenerans genome and encodes:
- a CDS encoding type II toxin-antitoxin system RelE/ParE family toxin, which translates into the protein MSDKKYKVIVSDRAKRMLGTHIRFMVQVNKDAAKTKKQELMEAMRSLERMPQRFPFFKEAYIPTNKYHKMFVAKWYLVLYQIQDDTVYVDYILDCRKDYSWLIR
- a CDS encoding type II toxin-antitoxin system Phd/YefM family antitoxin, translated to MNIRPSAAIRQNYNEIADMCRKTAEPIFLTKNGEGDLVVMDIETYNRREKMLKLREELLAVEEDRIAGRNGCTLDEIDAYLDDVIAEV
- the bioB gene encoding biotin synthase BioB; its protein translation is MISNQNTSTDPQLSREEAIEILNTPDENLDELIARAEKLRQKYKGNHVSIHILTNARSGNCSQDCAYCAQSCRSKADIDKYKWVADEKLYADNDFVNEHHLSRHCIGLSGMKFTDAEIEELAEKIRKMKEQGTHLCCSIGFLTEKQALMLKEAGLDRINHNLNSSRAYYHNICSTHTFEQRVANIKMLQGLGFEICSGGIIGMGESKEDVVDMLLELREIRPEALPINFLLPIPGTPLEHADMSALTTAYCMKVLCLARLLVPQSDIRCAAGREIYFKGEEKNLLRVVDSIFASGYLTAGGQGIKDTIQAIEDAGFTYEIESA
- a CDS encoding biotin transporter BioY; its protein translation is MTHDNTNTQTFRKTSTYAMVVTALMAAVTCILAPLSVPIGPVPISLTNFAIYLSLYLLDWKKGTLSYLIYLLLGLVGLPVFSGFTGGLAKLAGPTGGYIIGFIPMAIIAGIVIDKFTNRGIQILGMIVGTAICYAFGTAWFCFQSGYTVGAALAVCVIPFIPADLCKMVIAMIIGPMVRKRLGTVAQQ